The Vampirovibrio chlorellavorus genome has a segment encoding these proteins:
- a CDS encoding MBL fold metallo-hydrolase, with protein MKKVSYQRYEHAAMSLPDRAFPHRVTEGVWLWSTYEETRALDCNGYLIQTPGQQAFIVDPPCAGPEVLDAFLALPTPHSVIVTSARHQRASQRFREAFGLPVFAPEGEAALLETPPDHVYRAGTVFPNGWQAIALQDQQAPGECALYHAELRMLMVGDALIGHPFQRLSVSWLSQEEAPASAALYTRCRNALQGLQPLRGLEVDVVLPAHGDPVLRRGSGLVEEALLEAGRALMALEDPTGFSG; from the coding sequence ATGAAAAAAGTTTCTTATCAGCGCTACGAACACGCCGCCATGAGCCTTCCCGATCGGGCCTTTCCCCATCGGGTCACGGAAGGGGTGTGGCTGTGGTCCACTTATGAGGAAACCCGGGCACTGGACTGCAACGGCTACCTCATTCAAACGCCGGGCCAGCAAGCCTTTATCGTGGATCCGCCGTGTGCCGGGCCCGAAGTACTGGATGCCTTTTTGGCCCTGCCCACCCCGCACAGCGTTATTGTAACCAGCGCCCGTCACCAGCGGGCCAGTCAGCGCTTTCGGGAGGCTTTCGGCCTTCCCGTGTTCGCCCCGGAAGGGGAGGCCGCCTTGCTGGAAACCCCGCCGGATCATGTGTACCGGGCCGGAACCGTTTTTCCCAACGGATGGCAGGCCATTGCCCTTCAGGATCAGCAAGCGCCCGGCGAATGCGCCTTGTATCACGCTGAACTCCGGATGTTGATGGTGGGCGACGCGTTGATTGGCCATCCTTTTCAGCGGCTGTCCGTTTCGTGGCTGTCTCAGGAAGAAGCCCCCGCCAGCGCTGCGCTTTACACCCGTTGCCGCAATGCCCTTCAGGGCCTTCAGCCCCTGCGAGGGCTGGAGGTGGACGTGGTGTTGCCCGCCCACGGCGATCCGGTTTTACGGCGCGGGTCCGGGCTGGTGGAGGAGGCTTTGCTGGAGGCCGGGCGCGCCCTGATGGCTCTTGAGGACCCCACTGGGTTCAGTGGCTGA
- a CDS encoding biliverdin-producing heme oxygenase, whose product MISETLKVETAACHDAIENAKRFTRLGSEDFSRDEYVEMLSRFYGFYQPLEAAFRLHPTLMSALHYQQRFKLPLLIQDLTDLGVSQETLDALPLCQDLPPTESEAQALGCMYVMEGSTHGAQFIAKRLQARLQLDDKGLSYYRGYGSQTMSQWKAFKDYLDTTITPTDEPVVVAAATQAFECLQRWMDSDH is encoded by the coding sequence ATGATTAGCGAAACCCTGAAGGTTGAAACGGCAGCTTGCCACGATGCCATTGAGAACGCCAAGCGGTTTACCCGTCTGGGCAGTGAGGATTTTAGCCGGGATGAATACGTGGAGATGCTGTCCCGCTTTTATGGCTTCTACCAACCGCTGGAAGCGGCGTTTCGTCTGCACCCCACCCTGATGAGCGCCCTGCATTACCAGCAGCGCTTCAAGTTGCCTCTGCTCATTCAGGATTTAACCGATTTGGGCGTCAGTCAAGAGACCCTGGACGCCTTGCCCCTTTGCCAGGACTTGCCGCCCACGGAATCGGAGGCTCAGGCTTTGGGCTGTATGTACGTGATGGAAGGCTCCACCCACGGGGCCCAGTTTATCGCCAAGCGGCTTCAGGCCAGACTCCAGCTGGATGACAAGGGATTAAGCTACTACCGGGGCTATGGCTCCCAGACCATGAGCCAGTGGAAAGCGTTTAAGGACTATCTGGATACCACCATCACCCCAACGGATGAGCCGGTGGTGGTAGCAGCGGCCACACAGGCCTTTGAATGCCTGCAACGCTGGATGGACAGTGACCATTAA
- the asnB gene encoding asparagine synthase (glutamine-hydrolyzing) encodes MCGIAGVFQAESGVNVSDDLIWRMVSTIRHRGPDALQIWTQPGIALGHARLSIIDLDSRANQPMVDPGTGRVIVFNGEIYNYLELKEQLLAAGYPFQTGSDTEVILKAYDHWGVDCLNRFNGMWAFALYDPAQRTLFCARDRFGVKPFIYGMNGQQLVFASEAKAILSLDAFWREPNLPFLQDFIHHADFAGYEETFYARLKNLLPGHYFVVRPGETPAPRRYWDWQPSVRSGLISDIEALEEFQALFKDAIRLRFRSDVPVGACMSGGLDSTTMVGMATRLFDRPLSTFSCVYPDLPQVDESAYIREAVVRFDSEAHFVTPVFENLLDAVKQSIYEQDGPTGGPSVLSQRAVMRLAQGKVTVLLDGQGGDEVMGGYHSYFPFTIYHHMRVLRQKPGLASLQNYVQSRSAILDRVGRGYVPKWRKAWKKTSQPVQYQRPRQGHTVLDKLPAGQWDDLTTRMLEDLLFTLCNLLHYEDRNSMAFSLESRLPFLDYRLVQFMFSLPPQFKIRGARTKHLLYETAQDLIPPAILNRRDKMGFSTPGQVWFRRDPQMAQRISQLLSVVPEALRDLAPAHLARLRRVWQACLQGQPIRVQDEMALWRYVTACLWLEEVADYKTPQPLHGSNAHSPTAEVQPA; translated from the coding sequence ATGTGTGGCATTGCAGGTGTTTTTCAGGCGGAATCAGGGGTTAACGTCAGTGATGACCTGATTTGGCGTATGGTTAGCACTATTCGTCACCGGGGTCCGGATGCCTTGCAAATCTGGACGCAACCGGGCATTGCCCTGGGACATGCCCGCCTGAGCATTATTGATCTGGACAGTCGGGCCAACCAGCCCATGGTTGATCCCGGCACGGGCCGGGTCATTGTGTTCAATGGCGAAATTTATAATTATCTGGAATTAAAAGAACAGTTACTGGCGGCGGGTTACCCGTTTCAAACCGGTAGCGACACGGAAGTGATCTTAAAGGCCTACGACCATTGGGGTGTCGATTGTCTGAACCGTTTTAACGGTATGTGGGCCTTTGCCTTGTACGATCCCGCTCAGCGAACCCTGTTTTGCGCCCGGGATCGCTTTGGCGTCAAGCCGTTTATTTACGGGATGAACGGACAGCAATTGGTTTTCGCCAGCGAGGCCAAGGCCATATTGAGTCTGGATGCTTTTTGGCGTGAGCCCAACTTGCCCTTTCTGCAAGATTTTATTCACCATGCCGATTTTGCCGGTTATGAGGAAACATTTTACGCCCGTTTAAAAAATTTGCTGCCCGGCCATTATTTTGTGGTGCGTCCCGGGGAAACCCCTGCGCCACGGCGTTACTGGGACTGGCAACCGTCTGTTCGGTCTGGTCTGATTAGTGACATCGAGGCGCTGGAAGAATTTCAGGCCTTGTTCAAGGATGCCATTCGGCTGCGCTTTCGCAGCGATGTGCCGGTGGGCGCTTGTATGAGTGGCGGACTGGATTCCACCACCATGGTGGGTATGGCCACCCGGCTGTTTGATCGGCCCTTGTCCACCTTCTCCTGCGTTTATCCTGACCTGCCTCAGGTGGATGAGTCCGCCTACATTCGGGAGGCGGTGGTCCGGTTTGACAGCGAGGCCCACTTTGTAACCCCGGTGTTTGAGAACTTGCTGGATGCTGTGAAGCAATCCATTTATGAGCAGGATGGCCCAACCGGTGGACCGTCGGTGCTTTCGCAACGCGCCGTCATGCGTCTGGCCCAGGGCAAAGTCACCGTATTGCTGGATGGTCAGGGCGGGGATGAGGTGATGGGCGGCTATCACTCGTATTTTCCGTTTACTATTTATCACCATATGCGGGTGTTACGGCAAAAGCCGGGGTTGGCCAGCCTTCAGAATTATGTTCAAAGCCGCTCGGCCATTCTGGATCGGGTGGGCCGGGGCTATGTTCCCAAATGGCGCAAGGCATGGAAGAAAACCAGCCAGCCCGTTCAGTATCAGCGCCCCCGGCAAGGGCATACCGTTCTGGACAAGTTGCCCGCCGGTCAGTGGGATGATTTAACCACCCGTATGCTGGAAGATTTGCTGTTTACCCTGTGCAATTTGCTGCATTATGAAGACCGCAATTCCATGGCCTTTTCTCTGGAATCCCGCTTGCCGTTTCTGGATTACCGGCTGGTTCAGTTTATGTTCTCCCTGCCGCCGCAATTTAAAATTCGGGGGGCCAGAACCAAGCACTTGTTGTATGAAACCGCTCAGGATCTGATTCCGCCCGCCATCCTCAACCGTAGAGATAAAATGGGGTTTTCCACCCCCGGTCAGGTGTGGTTTCGTCGGGATCCGCAAATGGCCCAGCGCATCAGCCAGTTGTTATCCGTCGTCCCTGAAGCCTTGCGGGATTTAGCGCCTGCCCATCTGGCCCGACTGCGAAGGGTCTGGCAGGCCTGTCTGCAGGGGCAACCCATTCGGGTGCAGGACGAAATGGCCCTTTGGCGCTATGTAACCGCTTGTCTTTGGCTGGAAGAAGTGGCCGATTACAAAACGCCACAGCCCCTGCACGGCAGCAACGCACACAGCCCCACAGCGGAGGTTCAACCGGCATGA
- a CDS encoding YciI family protein, translated as MFAIILTYKQPLPVVEAHTAAHRAYLDRYYQQGVFLLSGRQNPPQGGVILAKADSREHLQHILAEDPFQTEGVADYAIYEFTPTKFQPCLAEWLGGQT; from the coding sequence ATGTTTGCCATAATTTTGACCTACAAGCAACCCCTGCCGGTGGTGGAAGCCCACACGGCGGCCCATCGGGCCTATCTGGATCGGTACTACCAGCAGGGCGTCTTTTTACTTTCAGGACGACAAAATCCCCCACAGGGCGGGGTGATTCTGGCCAAGGCAGACTCACGGGAACACCTGCAACACATTCTGGCGGAAGATCCCTTTCAAACCGAAGGGGTGGCCGATTACGCCATTTACGAATTTACCCCCACCAAATTCCAGCCCTGTCTGGCGGAGTGGCTGGGCGGGCAAACCTAG
- a CDS encoding competence/damage-inducible protein A, with translation MKAEIIAVGSELLLGDVINSNAAWISKELAALGVDVHYHLTVGDNTARIQGIMAQACERSDLLIFTGGLGPTDDDLTIATIADFFRTPVVVDPESAETIRKRFMARGMPLSPSNLKQAQKPEGAETVKNPVGTAPGIAWEVNTEAGKPIRLLTFPGVPKELYAMWAAGAERIRHWQRQAGEAPAVLLTRHLHFFGIGESRLGELLSDLMQSANPTVAPYVGRAEVTIRVAAKADSPAAAEALVAGMSQQIVQRCPEYYFGDDEATMEAHVSHLLRERNWRLAVAESCTGGLLSSRLTDVPGSSAYTHLNVVTYSNAEKTRVLGVSKETLATHGAVSAEVARAMAEGLLASSGADVALSITGIAGPDGGSEEKPVGLAYIGIAQGMLGPKKSVQQKSGPGNSIWIKKVLVNGRNSRQDIKHWFTQYALSYLAQALQGKLESDVD, from the coding sequence ATGAAGGCTGAAATTATCGCTGTGGGTAGCGAGCTGCTGCTGGGAGACGTGATCAACTCCAACGCCGCCTGGATTTCCAAAGAACTGGCCGCTCTGGGCGTGGATGTGCATTATCACCTCACGGTGGGAGATAACACGGCCCGCATTCAGGGCATTATGGCCCAGGCCTGTGAGCGCTCCGATTTGCTAATTTTTACCGGCGGTTTGGGCCCCACCGATGATGATTTGACCATTGCCACCATTGCCGACTTTTTCAGGACGCCGGTGGTGGTCGATCCTGAATCGGCAGAGACCATTCGCAAGCGGTTTATGGCCCGGGGCATGCCCCTATCGCCCAGCAATCTCAAGCAGGCTCAAAAACCGGAGGGGGCGGAAACGGTCAAAAACCCCGTGGGCACGGCGCCGGGCATCGCATGGGAAGTAAACACCGAGGCCGGTAAGCCCATTCGGTTGCTGACCTTCCCCGGCGTGCCCAAGGAGCTGTATGCCATGTGGGCAGCGGGGGCGGAGCGGATTCGCCACTGGCAAAGGCAGGCCGGGGAGGCCCCCGCCGTGCTGCTGACCCGGCACTTGCACTTTTTCGGCATTGGAGAATCCCGGCTGGGGGAATTGCTCAGCGATTTGATGCAATCGGCCAATCCCACGGTGGCCCCGTATGTGGGCCGGGCGGAGGTTACAATCCGGGTGGCGGCCAAGGCCGATAGTCCCGCGGCGGCGGAAGCGCTGGTAGCGGGCATGAGTCAGCAGATCGTGCAACGCTGTCCCGAGTATTACTTTGGAGACGATGAGGCTACCATGGAGGCGCATGTGAGCCATTTGCTGCGGGAGAGGAACTGGCGGCTGGCCGTAGCCGAATCCTGCACCGGGGGGCTGCTCAGCAGTCGTTTGACCGATGTGCCGGGTAGTAGCGCGTATACCCATCTGAATGTGGTGACTTACAGCAACGCGGAAAAAACGCGCGTGCTGGGCGTTTCGAAGGAAACATTGGCAACGCACGGGGCGGTCAGTGCCGAGGTCGCCAGGGCGATGGCGGAAGGCTTGTTGGCTTCCAGCGGGGCCGATGTGGCTTTGTCGATCACGGGCATTGCCGGGCCGGACGGCGGCAGCGAGGAAAAGCCGGTGGGTCTGGCCTATATTGGCATTGCCCAGGGCATGCTCGGCCCCAAAAAATCAGTCCAACAAAAGTCAGGCCCGGGAAACTCTATATGGATCAAAAAGGTACTGGTCAACGGTCGAAACAGTCGGCAGGACATCAAGCACTGGTTCACCCAGTATGCTTTGAGCTATCTGGCTCAGGCCCTGCAGGGCAAGCTGGAGTCCGACGTTGATTAG
- the hisF gene encoding imidazole glycerol phosphate synthase subunit HisF, whose amino-acid sequence MRPEVRLIPRLDIKAPNLVKGIHLEGLRVMGDPQEFATRYYEQGADELLYIDIVASLYGRNNLRDIVSRTARNVFIPITVGGGIRSVDDVTELLRAGADKVAINTAATKRPELIREVARRFGSQCMVLSIEAKQVAPGKWEVYTDNGREKTGLDVREWLQRGVELGAGEVLLTSVDQEGTRKGFDMALVREMAKLVDVPVIASGGMGTLEHLEEVIAGGADAVAMADVLHYNRLSLSDMRDRIQSKRELAVS is encoded by the coding sequence GTGCGTCCTGAGGTCCGGCTGATTCCCCGGCTGGATATCAAGGCCCCCAATCTGGTCAAAGGCATCCATCTGGAAGGGTTGCGGGTCATGGGCGATCCGCAGGAATTTGCCACCCGCTACTACGAGCAAGGCGCGGATGAGCTGCTGTACATTGATATTGTGGCCAGTTTATACGGACGCAACAACCTGCGGGACATCGTCAGCCGCACAGCACGGAACGTGTTTATTCCAATCACGGTGGGTGGCGGTATTCGCTCAGTGGATGACGTGACTGAACTGCTACGGGCCGGGGCCGACAAAGTGGCCATTAACACGGCGGCCACCAAGCGGCCTGAGTTGATTCGTGAAGTGGCCCGCCGCTTTGGTTCGCAGTGCATGGTGTTATCCATTGAGGCCAAGCAGGTGGCTCCCGGCAAGTGGGAAGTGTACACGGATAACGGCCGTGAAAAAACCGGGCTGGATGTCAGGGAATGGCTGCAACGTGGTGTGGAACTGGGCGCCGGTGAAGTGCTTCTGACTTCCGTGGATCAGGAGGGCACCCGCAAAGGCTTTGACATGGCGCTGGTTCGTGAAATGGCCAAGCTGGTGGATGTGCCTGTAATCGCCAGCGGCGGCATGGGAACGCTGGAGCATTTAGAGGAAGTCATTGCGGGCGGGGCGGATGCTGTGGCCATGGCCGACGTGCTGCACTACAACCGACTGA
- a CDS encoding glycosyltransferase family 4 protein — translation MKKVCVLLNKDLSHQTRLFRENETLVKAGYDVSVVCVSEIPGKPKQEKQNGYAVCRLLKKRLYKYHLVSLRLLKSFLKVLTSHPRADYVHVHDPPVLLLGFLLAKFWKARLVYDSHEWWDALFQEEQDRLNNGTNMTPAQRRKKLGQLSWMRRFESWVLPHCDAVIAVNDSIGQHMQAQAPKPLKYYATIRNFSPYQQIERSNRLHDHFNLPAPTKVILYQGQIARKRGIDKAVEAIEHLADVDVVLVLIGPVLPADEQFLQTLLTRIEASETLRDRVFYKGFIPSSELLQWTASADLGLQPIINTCMNHYLCLPNKIFEYIQANIPIAASEFPELRNIVENYKIGFVFDPENPRQIAQKIRQFFDSPELKQAYLSNLQRAKQELCWETEEQKLLDLYAAIG, via the coding sequence TTGAAAAAAGTTTGCGTTCTGCTTAACAAAGATTTATCGCATCAAACCCGTTTATTTCGTGAAAATGAAACGCTGGTAAAGGCTGGTTATGACGTTTCGGTGGTTTGTGTCTCGGAAATTCCCGGAAAACCGAAACAGGAAAAACAAAACGGTTATGCGGTTTGCCGCTTGCTCAAAAAACGCCTCTACAAGTATCATCTGGTCAGTTTACGATTGTTGAAGAGCTTTCTGAAAGTACTGACTTCACATCCCCGTGCCGATTACGTGCATGTCCACGATCCGCCGGTTTTACTGTTGGGTTTTTTATTGGCCAAATTCTGGAAGGCCCGTCTGGTTTATGATTCCCATGAGTGGTGGGATGCCTTGTTTCAGGAAGAGCAGGATCGCCTGAACAACGGCACCAACATGACGCCTGCTCAGCGGCGTAAGAAGTTGGGGCAATTATCCTGGATGCGTCGCTTTGAATCCTGGGTGCTGCCCCATTGCGACGCGGTGATTGCCGTGAATGATTCCATTGGTCAGCATATGCAAGCGCAGGCCCCAAAGCCCCTGAAGTATTACGCCACCATTCGCAATTTTTCGCCCTATCAGCAAATTGAGCGTAGCAACCGACTCCATGATCATTTCAATTTGCCAGCGCCCACCAAGGTCATTTTGTATCAGGGGCAAATTGCCCGAAAACGGGGTATCGACAAAGCCGTGGAAGCCATAGAGCATCTGGCCGATGTGGACGTGGTACTGGTTTTGATAGGGCCGGTTTTACCTGCGGATGAACAGTTTTTGCAAACTTTGCTGACCCGAATTGAAGCGTCAGAGACGCTGAGAGATCGGGTCTTTTATAAAGGCTTCATTCCCTCCAGTGAATTGCTGCAATGGACGGCTTCGGCGGATTTGGGGTTGCAACCCATTATCAATACCTGCATGAATCACTATTTATGTTTGCCCAACAAAATTTTTGAATACATTCAGGCCAACATTCCCATTGCCGCCTCCGAGTTTCCTGAGCTTCGCAATATTGTGGAAAATTACAAAATCGGCTTTGTGTTTGATCCGGAAAATCCCCGGCAAATCGCTCAAAAAATTCGGCAATTCTTCGATTCTCCCGAATTAAAGCAAGCCTACCTGAGCAATTTGCAGCGGGCCAAACAAGAGCTTTGCTGGGAAACGGAAGAGCAAAAGCTACTGGATCTGTATGCGGCCATCGGTTAA
- the wecB gene encoding non-hydrolyzing UDP-N-acetylglucosamine 2-epimerase, which produces MKKILTVIGARPQFIKAAPVSLALQEVGLEEVLVHTGQHYDANMSAIFFEQLGLKPPNYHLGIGSGSHGYQTGEALIQLEPILETVAPDVVLVYGDTNATLAGALAAAKLHIPVAHVEAGLRSFNRRMPEEINRVMTDHLAQWLFAPTQTAVNNLANEGIRQGVYLSGDVMMDAIALYLEVARAQFPTLLESLGVKAQSYILLTMHRAETTARPEQALAVLQSLDTLNMDIVFPVHPRLRPLLKSTEFRHIHCIDPLSYFEMLLMEESAYCVVTDSGGVQKEAAFFGVPCVTLRPETEWVETVEAGWNQLVDLFPDRMLAAIQSLQTPETSMAQYYGKGTARHLIAQSLKQALSPSEPFAHMVN; this is translated from the coding sequence ATGAAAAAGATTTTAACGGTGATTGGGGCCAGACCGCAGTTTATTAAAGCGGCCCCGGTTAGTCTGGCCTTGCAGGAGGTGGGGCTGGAAGAGGTGTTGGTGCATACCGGGCAGCATTATGACGCCAATATGTCCGCCATTTTTTTCGAGCAGTTGGGGCTGAAGCCGCCGAATTATCATTTGGGCATCGGCTCTGGCAGCCATGGCTATCAAACCGGGGAGGCGCTCATTCAGCTGGAGCCCATTCTGGAAACGGTTGCGCCCGATGTGGTGCTGGTTTACGGTGATACCAACGCCACGCTGGCTGGGGCCCTGGCAGCGGCCAAGCTGCACATTCCGGTAGCTCATGTGGAGGCCGGGTTGCGCAGTTTCAACCGGCGCATGCCGGAAGAGATCAATCGGGTGATGACCGATCATCTGGCCCAGTGGCTGTTTGCCCCCACGCAAACGGCGGTGAATAATCTGGCTAATGAAGGCATTCGGCAGGGAGTTTACCTGAGCGGGGATGTCATGATGGATGCCATTGCCCTGTATCTGGAGGTCGCCCGGGCTCAGTTTCCAACCTTGTTGGAATCCTTGGGGGTCAAGGCCCAATCTTATATTTTGCTGACCATGCACCGGGCGGAAACCACGGCACGCCCCGAGCAAGCCCTCGCTGTCCTTCAATCGTTGGATACCTTGAATATGGATATTGTGTTCCCGGTGCATCCCCGTCTGCGCCCTTTGCTGAAGTCCACGGAATTCCGGCATATTCACTGTATCGATCCGCTCAGTTATTTTGAGATGCTGTTAATGGAGGAAAGCGCTTATTGCGTGGTCACCGATTCCGGTGGCGTGCAAAAAGAAGCCGCTTTTTTTGGGGTGCCTTGTGTGACCCTGCGACCGGAAACGGAGTGGGTTGAAACCGTTGAGGCGGGTTGGAACCAGTTGGTGGATCTCTTTCCGGATCGGATGTTGGCTGCCATTCAGTCTCTTCAAACACCGGAGACCTCTATGGCGCAATATTACGGCAAGGGCACGGCGCGTCATCTCATTGCCCAAAGCCTGAAACAGGCGCTAAGCCCTTCTGAACCTTTTGCCCACATGGTTAATTGA
- a CDS encoding N-acetyl sugar amidotransferase yields MTYKISAPQAVDYGQFSPDAVTSQTKYGLPQEVKFCKSCVISNQRPNSAVEYKHTKESKKATIHFDDKGICDACKVARQKHQVIDWTEREAHLRELCDRHRSKDGSYDCIVPGSGGKDSFYAAHMLRYQYGMNPLTVTWAPHIYTDWGWKNFQAWIHAGFDNFLHTPNGRVHRLLTRLAVDQLFHPFQAFMFGQKSLAPKMALLHQIPLVFYGENEAEYGNPIADTDTAKRDWSYFTADDKSKVFLGGTSVEELLSDYGLSKADLEPYMPADPEQIERQNVEVHYLGYYLKWHPQSCYYYSVEHGGFQASPERTPGTYSKYNSIDDRIDDFHYHTTFIKFGIGRATYDAAQEIRSGDITRPEGEALVKRFDGEFPVRFAEEIFRYLSIPASEFPQASRHFEQPIMDRAYYDLLTDTFRSPHLWQYRDGQWELRHTVWQESATAGPSRETACAS; encoded by the coding sequence ATGACTTACAAAATCTCCGCGCCACAAGCGGTTGACTATGGCCAGTTTTCTCCTGACGCTGTGACAAGCCAGACCAAGTATGGCCTGCCTCAGGAAGTCAAATTTTGCAAATCGTGCGTCATTTCCAACCAACGGCCCAATTCAGCGGTTGAGTATAAACACACCAAAGAAAGTAAAAAAGCGACCATCCACTTCGATGACAAGGGCATTTGCGATGCATGCAAGGTGGCCCGGCAAAAGCATCAGGTAATCGACTGGACTGAGCGGGAAGCCCACCTGCGGGAATTGTGCGATCGGCACCGCAGCAAAGACGGTTCCTACGATTGCATCGTGCCGGGCTCTGGTGGGAAGGATTCCTTTTATGCCGCCCACATGCTGCGCTACCAATATGGTATGAATCCCTTGACCGTAACCTGGGCGCCGCACATCTACACCGACTGGGGTTGGAAAAACTTTCAGGCCTGGATTCACGCGGGTTTCGATAACTTCCTGCACACCCCCAACGGGCGTGTCCACCGACTGTTGACCCGTCTGGCTGTGGATCAATTGTTTCACCCCTTTCAGGCCTTTATGTTCGGACAGAAGTCGCTGGCCCCCAAAATGGCTCTGCTGCATCAAATTCCGCTGGTATTTTACGGGGAGAACGAGGCCGAGTACGGCAACCCGATTGCCGACACAGACACGGCCAAACGGGACTGGTCTTACTTTACGGCAGACGATAAATCCAAGGTTTTTCTGGGTGGTACCTCGGTTGAGGAGTTACTGAGCGATTACGGTTTAAGCAAAGCGGATTTAGAGCCTTACATGCCTGCTGACCCGGAACAGATTGAGCGGCAAAACGTGGAAGTTCACTATCTGGGTTATTACCTGAAATGGCACCCGCAGAGCTGTTACTACTACTCGGTGGAACACGGCGGCTTCCAGGCCTCCCCGGAGCGCACCCCCGGTACCTATAGCAAGTACAACAGCATTGATGATCGCATTGATGACTTTCATTACCACACCACCTTCATCAAATTCGGAATTGGCCGGGCCACCTATGACGCGGCCCAGGAGATTCGCTCCGGGGATATTACCCGCCCGGAAGGCGAAGCGTTGGTCAAGCGGTTTGACGGAGAATTCCCGGTACGCTTTGCCGAGGAGATTTTCCGATACCTCAGCATTCCAGCCTCGGAGTTCCCCCAAGCCTCCCGGCATTTTGAGCAACCCATTATGGATCGGGCTTACTATGATTTGTTAACCGATACCTTCCGCTCCCCCCACCTCTGGCAGTACCGGGATGGTCAGTGGGAACTGCGCCATACCGTCTGGCAGGAATCGGCCACTGCGGGTCCTTCTCGGGAGACCGCCTGTGCGTCCTGA
- a CDS encoding phage holin family protein, producing MSASLSSDRPDPLTFSQLVRDLITKVGELMTTQIALTKAELKAESQKLMIAALLGVVALLAGFTGLLLGGISIVLLLSQWLNVVWASLITTGLYLLVTGLLLMGMVLELRKNSERMQVDTPA from the coding sequence ATGAGTGCATCCTTGTCATCCGATCGCCCTGATCCACTGACGTTCAGCCAACTGGTCCGCGATTTAATAACCAAGGTGGGCGAATTAATGACCACCCAAATCGCCCTGACCAAAGCGGAACTGAAGGCTGAAAGTCAAAAACTGATGATCGCCGCCCTGCTTGGTGTGGTGGCCTTGCTGGCAGGGTTTACCGGCCTGCTGCTGGGGGGTATCAGTATTGTACTGCTACTTTCCCAATGGCTGAATGTGGTTTGGGCTTCACTGATTACCACGGGCCTTTACCTGCTGGTCACCGGCCTGCTGCTGATGGGCATGGTGCTGGAGTTGCGCAAAAACAGTGAGCGAATGCAGGTGGACACACCAGCCTGA
- a CDS encoding DUF883 family protein encodes MSDQEYSSEYGSENSYGTDTSAKSKEGLTAVKERVSEQANEIKGKLKEQASSLGNQLGQKIDSARGKTSAQLRNTSQRIGHWASYVESKDAKDMSDDLLRSSRELIRQHPGKSLIIGLLAGIFLGRLLSGERAPRYPLFRAFQNSGN; translated from the coding sequence ATGAGCGATCAAGAGTATTCTTCAGAATATGGGAGTGAGAACAGCTACGGTACCGATACCTCCGCCAAGAGCAAGGAAGGCTTGACCGCCGTCAAGGAACGGGTCAGCGAACAGGCCAACGAGATTAAGGGCAAATTAAAGGAGCAGGCCTCCAGCCTGGGCAACCAACTGGGACAAAAAATCGACAGCGCCCGGGGTAAAACCTCCGCCCAGCTCCGCAATACCTCCCAACGGATTGGCCATTGGGCCTCCTATGTGGAAAGTAAGGACGCCAAGGACATGTCCGACGATCTGTTGCGTTCGTCTCGTGAACTGATTCGTCAACATCCCGGCAAAAGCCTGATTATTGGGCTACTGGCCGGAATCTTCCTGGGTCGTTTACTTTCCGGAGAGCGGGCCCCCCGTTACCCACTGTTCAGGGCCTTTCAGAATTCAGGCAACTGA